One Nostoc sp. UHCC 0302 DNA window includes the following coding sequences:
- a CDS encoding response regulator, translating into MIHVQAFRHIEILLVEDSPSDANLTIKGFLNAKIANNLHWVEDGETAIEYLRQEGEFADAPRPDLILLDLNLPGLDGRDVLKEIKTDPNLKLIPVVVMTTSTDEHDILRTYNLSANCYVTKPLDVYQFIEVVQLIKDFWLAAVALPRE; encoded by the coding sequence ATGATACACGTTCAGGCATTCCGCCACATTGAGATTTTGCTAGTTGAAGACTCTCCAAGCGATGCTAACCTCACCATCAAAGGCTTTCTGAATGCCAAAATTGCCAATAACTTGCATTGGGTTGAAGATGGTGAAACTGCTATAGAATACCTACGACAAGAAGGAGAGTTTGCTGATGCCCCCCGTCCGGACTTAATCTTACTTGACCTAAACCTCCCAGGGCTGGATGGTCGCGACGTGCTAAAAGAAATTAAAACCGATCCTAATCTCAAACTCATTCCTGTTGTCGTTATGACTACTTCAACTGATGAGCATGACATACTACGCACCTATAATCTCAGTGCTAATTGCTACGTCACAAAACCGCTTGATGTCTACCAGTTCATTGAGGTTGTACAGTTGATCAAAGATTTTTGGCTAGCAGCAGTGGCACTACCACGAGAGTAA
- a CDS encoding CHASE3 domain-containing protein, translated as MNKLSEKLVPGGFSLALLLLCGVGAASYVSVQRLTEDKQWVIHTYEVLEVLNKTEASLSNVEIGRHSYILTGKAVYLDNYENSKQKVYQYIQTLRQLIRDNPKQQNQLSKLEPLIAQRFALVEQTIKLYRQNNLDKITQTAVTVQGMEVREQLQAIYQAMENEEKTLLKLRTTATDSSVYQIIIIVGLGYGLSLVLLIAVFKLLQKQIRINKTLSEEALRLEQQAAKAKLADILESITDAFMTLDRNWCFTYINHRAGQIFDRNSEDLIGKNIWEVFPEAVGGKFHDAYHRAVAEQQVIQLEEYYPPWERWFENRIYPSAEGVSIFFQDITRRKLAEIALEENEKRYRSLVLATSQAIWIADAKGMPKDFSSWIDLTGQSEAEVNEGGWLNVIHPEDRSFTQLLWTEALATKILYKSEHRIRVADGSYRFFAARAVPVLNVNDEIQEWVGTYTDISDRKLAEEVIKQAKTDLEIKVQERTAELQRLNEDLKRSNQELEQFAYVASHDLQEPLRAVTGYSQLLGQEYQERLDESAQEYLGYIIDGAKRMQQLIQDLLTYSRVGTRTQEFAPVDCNVVLSLALRNLQVAIAESNAIITYDPLPKLNADKTQMVQLFQNLIGNAIKFRQKETPQIHIGAVKGGGEEAGSSTSLREAAPTATLSDRGAGGDVTPSSLTQNEWLIWVQDNGIGIKSQYLERIFEVFRRLHTRREFTGTGIGLAICKKIVERHGGRIWAESKPGVGTTFYFILNEN; from the coding sequence ATGAACAAACTGTCAGAAAAATTAGTTCCAGGCGGTTTTAGCTTAGCATTACTACTACTGTGTGGCGTTGGAGCAGCTTCTTATGTAAGCGTCCAAAGGTTGACCGAAGATAAGCAGTGGGTAATTCATACTTATGAAGTCTTAGAAGTCTTAAACAAGACCGAGGCTAGTCTTAGCAATGTTGAAATTGGACGACATAGTTACATTCTCACTGGTAAGGCAGTTTACCTAGATAATTACGAGAATAGCAAGCAAAAAGTATATCAGTACATTCAAACCCTACGGCAGTTAATTAGGGATAACCCTAAGCAACAAAACCAACTAAGTAAACTCGAACCTTTAATTGCACAAAGATTTGCCTTAGTTGAGCAGACAATCAAGCTGTACAGGCAAAACAACTTAGACAAGATAACTCAAACCGCTGTTACAGTTCAGGGGATGGAGGTACGCGAACAACTCCAGGCAATATACCAAGCAATGGAAAATGAAGAAAAAACTTTATTAAAATTGCGAACAACAGCGACAGACTCTAGTGTTTATCAAATCATCATTATAGTGGGTCTGGGGTATGGTTTGAGTTTAGTGCTGCTAATTGCGGTTTTCAAACTGCTGCAAAAGCAAATTCGCATCAACAAGACTTTATCTGAAGAAGCTCTGCGATTGGAACAGCAAGCAGCAAAGGCAAAACTAGCAGATATTTTAGAGTCTATTACTGATGCTTTTATGACCCTGGATCGCAATTGGTGCTTCACCTATATTAATCACAGGGCAGGACAAATTTTTGACCGCAATTCTGAAGACTTGATTGGCAAAAACATTTGGGAAGTATTCCCTGAAGCTGTGGGAGGTAAGTTTCATGACGCCTACCACCGGGCTGTGGCAGAACAGCAAGTGATTCAGTTGGAGGAATATTATCCACCGTGGGAGCGCTGGTTTGAAAATCGCATCTACCCCTCAGCAGAAGGTGTATCGATTTTCTTTCAAGATATCACTCGGCGCAAACTGGCAGAAATTGCCTTAGAAGAAAACGAAAAACGCTATCGCTCACTAGTCCTTGCCACTTCTCAAGCCATTTGGATAGCTGATGCTAAGGGAATGCCAAAAGACTTTTCATCTTGGATAGATTTGACTGGGCAAAGTGAAGCAGAAGTCAATGAAGGAGGATGGTTAAATGTAATTCATCCTGAAGATCGGAGCTTTACACAGTTGTTGTGGACGGAGGCACTGGCAACCAAAATTCTTTACAAGAGCGAACATCGCATACGTGTTGCTGATGGTAGCTATCGATTTTTTGCCGCCCGTGCAGTTCCTGTGTTGAATGTCAACGATGAGATTCAAGAGTGGGTAGGTACTTACACTGATATAAGCGATCGCAAACTTGCCGAGGAGGTCATAAAACAAGCAAAGACAGACCTAGAAATCAAAGTTCAAGAGCGAACGGCAGAATTACAAAGGCTGAATGAGGATTTAAAACGCTCTAACCAAGAGTTAGAACAGTTTGCCTATGTGGCTTCCCACGATTTACAAGAACCCTTACGAGCTGTAACTGGCTATAGCCAACTATTAGGACAGGAATATCAAGAGCGTCTGGATGAGTCTGCACAGGAATATTTAGGTTACATCATAGATGGGGCAAAGCGGATGCAGCAGTTGATCCAAGACTTGCTAACTTATTCGCGTGTGGGGACTCGCACTCAAGAATTTGCTCCTGTTGATTGTAACGTTGTACTTAGTCTGGCTTTGAGGAATTTACAAGTGGCGATCGCAGAAAGCAACGCCATCATCACTTATGACCCTTTGCCAAAGTTAAACGCAGACAAAACCCAAATGGTGCAATTATTCCAAAATCTCATTGGCAATGCGATCAAGTTTCGTCAAAAGGAAACACCACAGATTCACATTGGCGCAGTCAAGGGGGGAGGAGAGGAAGCAGGGAGCAGCACTTCTCTACGAGAGGCTGCGCCAACGGCTACGCTCAGTGACCGAGGAGCAGGGGGAGATGTTACTCCCTCATCCCTCACTCAAAATGAATGGCTGATCTGGGTACAAGATAATGGCATTGGTATTAAGTCACAGTATCTAGAGCGGATTTTTGAGGTATTCCGCCGCCTTCATACACGTCGAGAATTTACTGGTACAGGTATTGGTCTAGCTATCTGCAAAAAAATCGTCGAACGGCATGGTGGTCGGATTTGGGCTGAGTCTAAGCCAGGCGTAGGAACAACGTTCTACTTTATCCTTAATGAGAATTAA
- a CDS encoding GNAT family N-acetyltransferase — MKQNDFSLPVGCVLRRATSADMWSIRRLVFLAKLDPTQLRWQQFWVIERNGDLIACGQLRNFSGAQELGSLVVAPAWRGQGLASFLTQHLISTATQPLYLECLGERLMQFYSRFGFDLISFEDLPPSLQRKFRLSQLAKKWIKIPVMFMYYHGRH; from the coding sequence ATGAAACAAAATGATTTTTCATTACCAGTTGGGTGTGTCCTTCGTAGGGCAACATCTGCGGATATGTGGTCGATTCGACGATTAGTGTTCTTAGCCAAACTCGACCCTACCCAATTACGTTGGCAGCAATTCTGGGTGATTGAACGCAATGGAGATTTAATAGCTTGTGGACAACTACGTAACTTCTCAGGCGCACAAGAACTTGGTAGTTTAGTCGTTGCACCTGCTTGGAGAGGACAGGGTTTGGCTAGTTTTCTCACGCAGCATTTGATTAGTACAGCGACGCAACCACTGTATCTTGAATGTCTAGGTGAACGTTTAATGCAGTTTTACAGTCGTTTTGGTTTTGATCTAATTTCTTTTGAAGACTTGCCACCATCACTGCAACGCAAGTTTAGACTATCTCAATTAGCTAAAAAGTGGATAAAAATTCCTGTGATGTTTATGTATTATCACGGTCGTCACTAA
- a CDS encoding Mo-dependent nitrogenase C-terminal domain-containing protein: MTSFIQLRLHNDLLHPVREWLETIEIHNSKLAHFLCRAIPSQCPFERDITLFGRKLFHIPPMCKLNPLYEQVVSLRFKALCYLADECGEDVTAYC; this comes from the coding sequence ATGACAAGCTTTATTCAACTCCGATTACACAACGATTTACTGCACCCAGTCCGCGAGTGGTTGGAAACGATAGAAATTCATAACTCCAAACTTGCTCATTTTTTGTGCAGAGCCATTCCATCTCAATGTCCCTTTGAGAGAGACATCACGCTATTTGGTCGGAAGTTATTTCATATCCCGCCAATGTGTAAATTAAACCCGCTATATGAGCAAGTAGTTAGCCTGCGTTTCAAAGCTTTGTGTTATCTTGCTGATGAATGCGGTGAAGATGTCACAGCTTATTGCTGA
- a CDS encoding response regulator transcription factor gives MTHILLVEDEVKLARSIELELNYEGYLVSVAYDGLTALTAARELRLDLIILDWMLSGLSGLETCRRLQSISNQVPIILLTAKDKESNCVVGLDAGVEDYVVKPFTAEELLARVHAQLRRNRQATAVDILEFEDLSLNRRTREVYRCQRLVELTTKEFDLLEYLLAHPRQVITRDRILQEIWDYNFIGDTNVIEDYIRYLCLKLEANNEKRLIQTVHDVGYVLRD, from the coding sequence ATGACGCACATCTTACTGGTTGAAGATGAAGTCAAACTGGCACGATCTATCGAATTGGAACTGAATTATGAAGGCTATCTAGTCAGCGTCGCGTACGATGGACTAACTGCACTCACCGCAGCGCGGGAGTTGCGTTTAGATTTGATAATCTTAGATTGGATGTTATCTGGTTTGTCGGGCTTGGAAACTTGCCGCCGCCTGCAAAGTATCAGCAATCAAGTACCAATAATCTTGTTAACTGCTAAAGATAAAGAGAGCAATTGCGTTGTTGGCTTAGATGCTGGTGTTGAGGACTATGTAGTTAAACCCTTCACCGCTGAGGAATTATTAGCCAGAGTCCACGCTCAACTACGAAGAAATCGGCAAGCAACCGCCGTAGATATTTTAGAATTTGAAGACTTGAGTTTAAATCGTCGCACGCGGGAAGTATACCGATGCCAGCGGCTAGTAGAGTTAACTACCAAGGAATTTGATTTACTAGAATATTTGCTTGCTCATCCCCGACAGGTAATTACACGCGATCGCATTTTACAAGAAATCTGGGACTACAACTTCATCGGTGATACCAACGTTATTGAAGACTATATTCGCTACCTGTGCTTGAAACTCGAAGCTAATAACGAAAAACGTCTGATTCAAACAGTGCATGATGTCGGCTACGTATTACGTGATTAA
- the arsM gene encoding arsenosugar biosynthesis arsenite methyltransferase ArsM — MTYLETAAEFYREVAETPQVGLCCVQSTPLQLPGLKIPYNMQEMNYGCGTTVHPAELGNQPTVLYVGVGGGLEALQFAYFSRRAGAVIAVEPVAAMREAAARNLEIAAQENPWFDTSFVEIHEGDAFNLPVNDATVDIVAQNCLFNIFEPEDLTRALKEAYRVLKPSGRLQMSDPIATRPIPAHLQEDERLRAMCLSGALTYEEYTERIINAGFGQVEIRARRPYRLLDSQTYKLEKNLLLESLDSVSFKVAIPEDGACIFTGKTAIYAGAESFFDDSAGHLLQRGIPAAVCDKTAAKLGALKPVEIIITDSTWHYSGGGCC, encoded by the coding sequence ATGACCTATCTAGAAACAGCGGCAGAATTTTACCGGGAAGTCGCCGAAACACCGCAAGTTGGACTTTGTTGTGTCCAAAGTACACCCCTGCAACTACCAGGACTGAAAATTCCCTATAATATGCAGGAAATGAATTATGGTTGTGGTACTACTGTTCACCCCGCCGAACTAGGAAACCAACCTACTGTACTTTATGTTGGTGTTGGCGGTGGTTTAGAAGCTTTACAATTCGCTTATTTTTCCCGCCGTGCAGGTGCTGTAATTGCCGTTGAACCAGTCGCTGCTATGCGGGAAGCAGCTGCACGCAACCTGGAAATTGCTGCTCAAGAAAACCCCTGGTTTGATACCAGCTTCGTGGAAATTCACGAAGGCGATGCCTTTAACTTACCCGTTAATGATGCTACCGTCGATATAGTAGCGCAGAATTGCCTTTTCAACATCTTTGAACCAGAAGATTTAACTCGTGCTTTAAAAGAAGCATATCGAGTATTAAAACCAAGCGGACGCTTACAGATGAGTGATCCAATTGCTACTCGACCAATTCCAGCACATCTACAAGAAGATGAAAGGCTACGAGCCATGTGTTTATCAGGCGCTCTCACATATGAGGAGTACACTGAACGTATTATAAATGCAGGCTTTGGTCAAGTTGAAATTCGCGCTCGTCGCCCTTACCGATTGCTAGATTCCCAGACTTACAAACTCGAAAAAAACCTACTTTTAGAAAGCCTAGATTCTGTATCTTTTAAAGTTGCTATTCCAGAGGATGGTGCTTGTATTTTCACTGGAAAAACAGCGATTTATGCTGGTGCAGAATCTTTTTTCGACGATTCCGCAGGTCATCTACTTCAGCGTGGTATTCCCGCAGCAGTGTGTGATAAAACTGCTGCTAAACTTGGGGCTTTAAAGCCAGTAGAAATAATTATTACCGATTCAACTTGGCACTATAGTGGCGGTGGTT